From a single Nostoc sp. MS1 genomic region:
- a CDS encoding plasmid replication protein, CyRepA1 family yields the protein MRLLDLHPQHQEELVNSSGIELHFAQLNFSSLEGVSAYEHLLISEHLPRTNTGMVKSGWLERYNHVTVGGWWCSGLDPLNNWQAMEWGCFKPNQPRTNQNGKSIKYEHPPSTATRIFCLRVTLGIWQQVCQRYNCPIPEDITVNSQGEAEGFWQWVIERNIPVIICEGAKKAATLLSQGYVAIAIPGITSGYRVVKDKFGKVISRQLIPDLAAFTTTKRPFYICFDYETQPRKIAAVSNAISQLGCLFQAKKCPVKVIELPGAEKGVDEFIVAKGVSNFEKIYRQSVDLEIYLAQIKPHTELTIQPTITVNRPYLGEIAFPNSGLVGVKSAKGTGKTTALKSVVQQAKSINRPVLLITHRIQLGRFLCEKIGIKWGLNNPEPLEHDSKWVNYLNNQSLGLCVDSIWRLKPEDWRGAIIILDEVEQSLWHLLNSNTCKHKRVKILKIFQQLISQVLATGGLVIAQDADLSDVSLEYLQGLSGCKITPWVVVNQWKPQRGWEVTFYDSPNPIPLIQQLELDLLAGRKCYVTTDSRSGRYSCETIERYLKERLEKLRYEFPKTLVVNSHTTSTPGHAAVDFVAAINQKITEYNTVFVTPSLGTGISIDVQHFDRVYGIFQGVIPDAEARQALARVRDNIPRIVWCAKRGIGLIGSGSTNYRLLSDWYQENQKENLALLSPLHKIDVDLPLVYDPIHLRTWAKMSARVNASIRLYRQSLEEGLTADGHQIRLRSNAVHNNIIRDLRLAFLATEPSDIKERQRLVLEIVKVQNDWVEKRQKGKEIKRQIKKIKQQNQLTSATNVANAKDIDYLEYDHLCAKHSLTDNERNQMQKYSLWQKYGVLVTPQLKLRDDQGYYTQLLIHYYLTHESEYFQIRDQQEWHQQLSWGNGKVFLPDLKTYTLKVEAMRALGMQQFLETERKFTEIDSDLLWLKNVVFQHSKQIKRVLGVDFIRCQERITVIKVLSRLLNLLGLKLKRENDVYQISPESLADGRQEIFSIWQQRDELILAHSQSIGSETNNLLFNQKQQNKAANSVISAMVSLF from the coding sequence ATGCGTCTGCTAGATTTACACCCACAACACCAGGAAGAATTAGTCAACAGTAGTGGTATAGAATTACACTTTGCACAGCTTAACTTTAGTTCTCTTGAAGGCGTAAGCGCTTATGAGCATCTATTGATTTCCGAACACTTACCTCGGACTAATACAGGTATGGTGAAAAGTGGTTGGTTAGAGCGTTATAACCATGTCACAGTCGGAGGTTGGTGGTGTTCTGGGTTAGATCCTCTCAACAATTGGCAGGCTATGGAATGGGGATGTTTTAAGCCAAACCAACCGCGAACAAATCAAAATGGCAAGTCCATCAAATATGAACATCCTCCCAGTACAGCAACGCGGATATTTTGTCTGCGGGTAACTTTGGGTATATGGCAGCAAGTTTGCCAGCGTTACAATTGCCCTATACCTGAAGATATCACAGTTAATTCCCAAGGTGAGGCGGAAGGCTTTTGGCAATGGGTGATAGAGCGAAATATACCCGTGATTATTTGCGAGGGAGCCAAGAAAGCTGCCACATTATTATCACAAGGATATGTGGCGATCGCAATTCCGGGGATTACCAGTGGCTATAGAGTCGTCAAAGATAAATTTGGCAAAGTCATCAGTCGGCAATTAATTCCTGACTTAGCTGCTTTTACTACAACAAAACGCCCATTTTATATATGTTTTGATTATGAAACTCAACCAAGAAAGATAGCTGCTGTTAGTAATGCTATTTCCCAACTAGGTTGTTTATTTCAAGCTAAAAAATGCCCTGTAAAAGTAATCGAATTGCCCGGTGCAGAAAAGGGCGTAGATGAATTTATAGTTGCTAAAGGTGTAAGTAATTTTGAAAAGATTTATCGTCAAAGCGTAGATTTAGAAATTTACCTTGCTCAAATCAAACCCCACACCGAATTAACTATTCAACCTACCATTACAGTTAATCGTCCATACTTAGGAGAAATAGCTTTTCCTAATTCTGGATTAGTTGGGGTCAAATCAGCCAAAGGTACAGGTAAAACAACTGCATTAAAAAGCGTTGTACAGCAAGCGAAAAGTATTAATAGACCTGTATTATTAATTACTCACCGAATCCAATTAGGGCGTTTTTTGTGTGAGAAAATTGGTATTAAATGGGGTTTAAATAATCCAGAACCGTTAGAACATGATAGCAAATGGGTAAACTATCTCAATAATCAATCTTTAGGTTTATGCGTTGATTCCATTTGGAGACTTAAGCCAGAAGATTGGCGAGGAGCAATAATTATCTTAGATGAAGTTGAGCAGTCATTATGGCATCTCCTCAACAGTAATACTTGTAAACACAAGCGCGTAAAAATATTAAAGATATTCCAGCAATTAATCTCTCAAGTTTTAGCTACAGGTGGATTAGTAATTGCCCAAGATGCTGACTTATCAGATGTATCTTTAGAATATTTACAAGGTTTATCAGGCTGCAAAATAACACCTTGGGTAGTAGTAAATCAATGGAAACCTCAACGTGGTTGGGAGGTAACTTTTTACGATTCTCCTAATCCTATTCCTTTAATTCAGCAGTTAGAATTGGATTTACTAGCAGGACGCAAATGTTACGTAACTACTGATAGCCGCTCTGGACGTTATAGCTGTGAAACCATCGAGCGTTATCTCAAAGAACGTTTAGAAAAGCTGCGATATGAATTTCCGAAAACATTAGTAGTTAATAGTCATACAACTAGCACTCCTGGTCATGCAGCCGTCGATTTTGTGGCAGCCATTAATCAAAAAATTACCGAATATAATACCGTCTTTGTTACTCCCAGTTTAGGGACAGGTATTAGTATTGATGTGCAGCATTTTGACCGAGTGTATGGCATTTTTCAGGGTGTGATACCAGATGCAGAAGCACGACAAGCATTAGCTAGGGTTAGAGATAATATACCCAGAATTGTCTGGTGTGCTAAACGAGGAATTGGTTTAATTGGTAGTGGTAGCACCAACTATCGATTACTATCTGATTGGTATCAGGAAAATCAAAAAGAAAATCTAGCTTTACTAAGCCCATTACATAAAATAGATGTAGATTTGCCATTAGTTTATGACCCTATTCATTTAAGAACATGGGCTAAAATGTCTGCCAGAGTAAATGCTTCTATTCGCCTTTATCGTCAATCTCTAGAAGAAGGTTTAACTGCTGACGGACATCAAATCAGATTGCGGAGTAATGCAGTTCATAATAATATTATTCGAGATTTACGGTTGGCATTCCTAGCTACTGAACCAAGTGATATCAAAGAACGCCAAAGGTTAGTTTTAGAAATTGTCAAAGTACAAAATGATTGGGTAGAGAAGCGACAAAAGGGTAAAGAGATTAAGCGTCAAATTAAGAAAATTAAACAACAAAATCAACTAACTTCAGCAACTAATGTAGCTAATGCTAAAGATATTGATTATTTAGAATACGATCATCTATGTGCCAAGCACTCTTTAACAGATAATGAACGTAATCAGATGCAGAAATATAGTCTTTGGCAAAAGTATGGGGTATTAGTCACTCCCCAGCTAAAGTTAAGAGATGACCAAGGATATTACACTCAATTATTAATTCATTACTACCTGACTCATGAAAGTGAGTACTTTCAAATTAGAGATCAACAAGAATGGCATCAGCAATTGTCTTGGGGCAATGGTAAAGTGTTCTTGCCAGATTTAAAAACCTATACTTTAAAAGTTGAAGCAATGAGAGCGTTAGGTATGCAGCAATTCCTTGAAACAGAGAGAAAATTTACTGAAATCGACTCTGACTTACTCTGGTTAAAAAATGTTGTATTCCAACATAGTAAGCAAATTAAAAGAGTCTTGGGTGTTGACTTTATTAGATGTCAAGAAAGAATTACAGTAATTAAAGTTTTGAGCCGTTTGTTAAATTTGTTAGGCTTAAAGTTAAAAAGAGAGAATGACGTTTACCAAATATCGCCAGAAAGCCTTGCTGATGGTAGACAAGAAATATTCTCTATTTGGCAGCAAAGAGATGAGTTGATTCTAGCTCATTCTCAAAGTATAGGTTCTGAAACAAATAATTTACTTTTCAACCAAAAGCAACAAAATAAAGCAGCTAATTCTGTTATCTCTGCGATGGTTTCGCTGTTTTAA
- a CDS encoding penicillin acylase family protein, whose translation MKSFRKHRFYQGLKTTVITLMVLSIVFVEILSYTIRHSFPLEDGAIAIPAIKSEVTIKRDQWGIPHIYASNSHDLFMAQGYIHAQDRFWQMDFWRHIGSGRLAEIFGASQVETDKYLRTMGWVRVAQQEIEQMDEQMKANFQAYADGVNAYLQKHQGSALSLEYALLRLLNPSYQPEPWQILHSLTWGKVMAYDLGRNFQSEIERTVLLKTLTSAEVEELFPPYPENLPVILPETSTNTSKKTQIIASVIGEVKEIAPILQSINAPIKTLEKLIGYTGAGIGSNNWVISGELTATGKPILANDPHLGVQIPSIWYEVGLNCIKKTANCPYEVSGFSFAGMLGIIVGHSDRITWGVTNTQADTMDLYIEKINPNNPNQYEVNGKWVDMQLVPETIKVAGSQPIVQTVRYTRHGPILSDVSPNLKQLNQKSTDNLPKNYAVALRWTALEPSQLASSIPQINSAQNWQDFRTAASKFDIATQNLVYADIAGNIGYQMPGKFPIRAKGNGRYPVPGWTDEYEWQGYIDFAKLPQSFNPFAGYIATANNPVAQEYPYLITTDWVYGYRAKRIVDMISQQNKPLSINDVQQIQGDNFNLNAQNLVPILQKISFDNPRLQAAQKLLQNWNLQLETKSSAAALFEVFWKHLLADTFHDQLPKEYYPDGGDRWYAVMQNIIQQPNSNWWDNRQTKEVENRDQIFRQAFTKTVDELERLQGKNHQSWNWGNLHTITFRNATFGKSGVAPIEALFNRGSFTTTGNGETINANRWRANKSFEVTDIPSLRMIVDLNNLDNSIAIHAPGQSGHAFHQHYTDMIDPWRKLEYHPMLWSQQTVTANTTGKLQLIPE comes from the coding sequence ATGAAAAGTTTCAGGAAACATAGGTTTTATCAGGGGCTAAAAACCACCGTAATTACGCTGATGGTGCTAAGTATAGTGTTTGTAGAAATTTTATCTTATACTATACGGCATTCTTTTCCGCTAGAAGATGGAGCGATCGCCATACCTGCAATCAAATCTGAAGTTACCATCAAACGCGACCAATGGGGAATACCCCACATCTACGCCAGCAATTCCCATGATTTATTCATGGCGCAAGGTTACATTCATGCCCAAGACCGTTTTTGGCAAATGGACTTTTGGCGACATATCGGTTCGGGAAGGCTGGCAGAAATTTTTGGTGCGTCTCAGGTAGAAACTGACAAATATCTGCGGACGATGGGCTGGGTGAGGGTGGCGCAACAAGAAATTGAGCAGATGGATGAGCAAATGAAGGCGAACTTTCAAGCCTACGCTGATGGTGTCAACGCTTATCTGCAAAAGCATCAAGGTAGTGCCTTGAGTTTAGAGTATGCCCTATTGCGATTACTTAATCCTAGTTATCAACCAGAACCTTGGCAAATCTTACACTCCCTAACTTGGGGTAAGGTGATGGCTTATGATTTGGGGCGGAATTTTCAAAGCGAAATCGAACGGACGGTTTTACTGAAAACCCTTACTTCTGCTGAAGTAGAGGAACTTTTTCCACCCTATCCTGAGAATTTGCCAGTCATTTTGCCAGAAACTTCAACAAACACTTCAAAAAAGACACAAATTATCGCCTCTGTAATTGGGGAAGTTAAGGAAATTGCCCCCATTTTACAATCTATTAACGCACCAATCAAAACACTCGAAAAACTCATTGGTTATACAGGTGCAGGAATTGGCTCGAATAACTGGGTAATATCTGGTGAGCTTACAGCCACAGGTAAGCCAATATTAGCTAATGATCCTCATTTGGGTGTACAAATACCTTCTATTTGGTATGAAGTGGGATTAAATTGTATAAAAAAGACTGCCAATTGTCCCTACGAAGTAAGCGGTTTTTCTTTTGCGGGTATGCTGGGGATAATTGTTGGACATAGCGATCGCATTACTTGGGGTGTAACAAATACTCAAGCCGATACTATGGATTTATACATCGAAAAAATTAATCCCAACAACCCCAACCAATATGAAGTCAATGGCAAATGGGTAGATATGCAGCTTGTTCCAGAAACTATCAAAGTTGCAGGAAGCCAGCCAATTGTGCAAACAGTACGCTACACCAGACACGGGCCGATTCTTTCAGATGTGTCACCAAACTTAAAACAGTTGAATCAAAAATCAACTGATAACTTACCAAAAAATTATGCTGTAGCTTTGCGATGGACAGCTTTAGAACCATCACAATTAGCATCATCAATTCCTCAAATAAACAGCGCCCAAAATTGGCAAGATTTCCGCACTGCTGCCAGTAAATTCGATATTGCTACGCAAAATTTAGTTTACGCTGATATTGCAGGGAATATTGGCTATCAAATGCCAGGAAAATTTCCTATCCGGGCGAAGGGAAATGGACGTTATCCTGTTCCCGGATGGACAGATGAGTATGAATGGCAAGGTTATATTGATTTTGCAAAGTTACCTCAAAGTTTCAACCCATTCGCAGGTTATATTGCCACTGCTAATAATCCAGTTGCTCAAGAATATCCATATTTAATTACTACAGATTGGGTTTATGGGTATCGAGCAAAACGAATTGTTGATATGATATCCCAGCAAAATAAACCTCTTTCTATAAATGATGTGCAACAGATACAGGGTGATAACTTTAATTTGAATGCTCAGAATTTAGTACCAATACTGCAAAAAATATCATTTGATAATCCTCGCTTACAAGCAGCACAAAAACTACTACAAAATTGGAATTTACAACTAGAAACTAAATCATCTGCGGCTGCTTTATTTGAAGTATTTTGGAAACATTTATTAGCAGATACATTTCATGACCAATTACCAAAAGAATATTATCCAGATGGTGGTGATCGCTGGTATGCTGTCATGCAAAATATTATCCAGCAACCTAACAGTAATTGGTGGGATAATCGCCAAACCAAAGAAGTAGAAAACCGCGACCAAATATTCCGTCAAGCCTTCACAAAAACCGTAGATGAACTAGAACGCCTCCAAGGCAAAAATCACCAATCTTGGAATTGGGGAAACCTGCACACCATCACCTTTCGTAACGCCACCTTTGGTAAATCAGGCGTTGCACCAATCGAGGCTTTATTTAACCGGGGTTCCTTCACCACGACTGGTAACGGAGAAACCATAAACGCCAACCGTTGGAGAGCAAATAAATCCTTTGAAGTAACTGATATCCCTTCACTAAGGATGATTGTAGATTTAAACAATCTCGACAACTCCATAGCTATTCACGCCCCTGGACAGTCAGGTCATGCTTTCCATCAACACTATACTGACATGATTGACCCTTGGCGCAAACTCGAATATCATCCGATGCTTTGGTCACAGCAGACAGTAACAGCGAACACGACGGGCAAATTACAGTTAATACCTGAATAA
- a CDS encoding DUF2256 domain-containing protein encodes MGRARSKSDLPTKICPVCQRPFTWRKKWEDCWDEVKYCSERCRRRRSEAKTEG; translated from the coding sequence ATGGGACGCGCTCGTTCTAAATCTGACCTGCCCACAAAAATCTGTCCGGTGTGTCAACGTCCCTTTACATGGCGGAAAAAATGGGAAGATTGCTGGGACGAAGTTAAATATTGCTCAGAACGTTGCCGCCGTCGTCGTTCTGAGGCTAAAACTGAGGGCTGA
- a CDS encoding isoaspartyl peptidase/L-asparaginase: protein MKSQVQPKLIIHGGAGSSLHGKGGLEAVRQTLHAVVEEVYTLLLSGVNASVAVVRGCQLLEDEPRFNAGTGSVLQSDGQIRMSASIMDGALSRFSGVINVSRVKNPIDLAQFLQNSPDRVLSDFGAAELAREMQLPSYNALTELRLQEWIQERQDNFKRTMAGVIAEPELLETSNAGRGTIGVVALDVNGKLAVGTSTGGKGFERIGRVSDSAMPAGNYATNHAAVSCTGIGEDIIDECLAPKIVIRVTDGLSLLESMQRSFGEAHENQRDFGAIALDATGSIAWGKTSDVILAAFHDGYKIGDTLELPGGTQVGCTS from the coding sequence ATGAAGTCACAGGTGCAACCAAAATTAATTATTCACGGGGGAGCAGGTAGTTCTCTCCACGGCAAAGGCGGATTAGAAGCAGTGCGGCAAACGCTCCATGCAGTAGTAGAAGAAGTCTACACTCTACTGTTGTCAGGAGTGAATGCTTCTGTAGCAGTGGTGCGGGGTTGTCAACTGTTGGAAGATGAACCCCGCTTCAATGCAGGTACTGGTTCGGTGCTGCAATCTGATGGGCAAATTCGCATGAGTGCTTCCATTATGGATGGCGCATTAAGCCGCTTTAGTGGTGTGATTAATGTTTCCCGCGTCAAAAACCCCATTGATTTAGCGCAGTTTTTACAAAATTCACCAGACCGAGTGCTGTCAGATTTTGGCGCAGCCGAATTAGCCAGGGAAATGCAACTTCCCAGTTACAACGCCCTGACTGAATTGCGGTTACAAGAATGGATTCAAGAACGGCAAGATAATTTTAAAAGAACAATGGCCGGGGTGATAGCAGAACCAGAACTATTAGAAACAAGTAACGCTGGACGCGGAACTATCGGCGTAGTAGCTCTAGATGTTAATGGTAAATTGGCGGTTGGTACTTCTACAGGTGGTAAAGGTTTTGAACGTATTGGGCGTGTAAGTGATTCTGCTATGCCTGCGGGTAATTATGCAACTAATCATGCAGCCGTCAGTTGCACTGGCATCGGTGAAGATATTATTGATGAGTGCCTAGCACCAAAAATTGTCATTCGTGTCACAGATGGATTATCTCTATTAGAGTCGATGCAGCGATCCTTTGGTGAAGCACACGAAAACCAAAGAGACTTCGGTGCGATCGCCTTAGACGCAACTGGCTCGATCGCTTGGGGTAAAACTAGCGATGTGATTCTCGCCGCTTTCCATGACGGATACAAAATCGGCGATACATTAGAACTGCCCGGTGGTACACAGGTAGGGTGTACAAGTTAG
- the rdgB gene encoding RdgB/HAM1 family non-canonical purine NTP pyrophosphatase, whose translation MTKLLVVATSNPGKLGEMQAYLQDTDWELTLKPAELEVEETGDTFAANACLKASEVAKATGNWAIADDSGLEVDALNGFPGVYSARYGNTDAERIERLLNELGSAINRGAQFVCVVAIASPDGAIALQAQGICRGEILHAPRGSGGFGYDPIFYVPEKQLTFAQMTPELKKSVSHRGKAFATLLPQLEQLGNL comes from the coding sequence ATGACAAAACTTCTCGTAGTAGCAACAAGTAATCCAGGTAAGTTGGGCGAAATGCAGGCTTACCTACAAGATACCGACTGGGAATTGACTCTCAAACCAGCAGAATTAGAAGTTGAGGAGACTGGTGATACCTTTGCGGCGAATGCTTGTCTTAAAGCTTCTGAGGTAGCTAAGGCTACAGGCAATTGGGCGATCGCCGATGATTCTGGTTTAGAAGTGGATGCGTTGAATGGTTTTCCTGGGGTGTATTCTGCCCGTTATGGGAATACCGATGCAGAACGCATTGAGAGATTACTGAATGAGTTGGGTAGCGCAATTAACAGGGGAGCGCAGTTTGTGTGTGTAGTAGCGATCGCTTCTCCTGATGGGGCGATCGCATTGCAAGCGCAAGGTATTTGTCGTGGTGAAATTCTTCATGCACCCCGTGGTAGTGGTGGTTTCGGCTATGACCCAATTTTCTACGTTCCCGAAAAGCAACTGACCTTTGCACAGATGACACCAGAATTAAAAAAATCGGTGAGTCATCGGGGTAAAGCTTTTGCCACTTTACTACCCCAATTAGAACAACTAGGTAATCTTTGA
- a CDS encoding phosphoglucomutase/phosphomannomutase family protein gives MPVIANSIKFGTDGWRGVIGDEFTFERLALVAPVAAKVLYDTYYSTVGSRTIIVGYDRRFMAEDFARAVANSVTAVGFDVLLSESYAPTPAFSWAAKQLNALGALVITASHNPGPYLGLKVKGYFGGSVSQEVTKDIEALLSVGVPVAATPGKLEKFDPWPSYTQGLQGKVDITKIREAIASGKLTVFADVMHGAAASGLGRLLGDRVQELNTNRDPLFGGGAPEPLPKYLSKLFDTIRNHREQNPSGLSVGLVFDGDCDRIAAVDGNANFLSSQVLIPILIDHLTLRRNFTGEIVKTVSGSDLMPKVAALHNLSIFETAVGYKYIADRMLAAPVLLGGEESGGIGYGSHIPERDALLSALYVLEAIVESGLDLGDYYRHLQQQTGFTSAYDRIDLPLASMDVRARLLQQLETQPLKEIAGKAVIDCNTIDGYKFRLADNSWLMIRFSGTEPVLRLYCEAATIEEVHKTLAWAKDWAE, from the coding sequence ATGCCAGTTATAGCTAACTCTATCAAGTTTGGTACTGACGGCTGGCGGGGCGTGATTGGTGATGAGTTCACCTTTGAACGCCTAGCTTTGGTCGCGCCAGTTGCAGCAAAAGTATTATATGATACTTATTATTCGACGGTGGGTAGTCGGACAATTATTGTCGGTTACGATCGCCGTTTTATGGCAGAGGATTTTGCCCGTGCTGTTGCCAATTCTGTCACTGCTGTTGGATTTGATGTTTTACTCAGTGAGAGTTATGCTCCAACACCTGCTTTTAGTTGGGCGGCGAAACAACTCAATGCTTTGGGGGCGCTAGTTATTACCGCCAGCCATAACCCAGGCCCATATTTAGGCTTAAAAGTTAAAGGTTATTTTGGTGGCTCAGTATCACAAGAAGTTACAAAAGATATAGAAGCATTATTATCAGTAGGAGTGCCAGTAGCCGCGACTCCTGGTAAGTTAGAAAAGTTTGACCCCTGGCCTAGTTATACTCAAGGTTTGCAAGGGAAAGTTGATATTACAAAGATAAGAGAAGCGATCGCCTCTGGTAAACTGACGGTATTTGCTGATGTGATGCACGGTGCAGCAGCAAGTGGTTTGGGTAGATTACTCGGCGATCGCGTGCAAGAACTGAATACTAACCGCGACCCTTTATTTGGTGGTGGTGCGCCGGAACCCTTACCAAAATACCTTTCCAAGTTATTTGATACTATACGTAATCATCGAGAACAGAATCCTTCAGGTTTATCTGTAGGATTAGTATTTGATGGAGATTGCGATCGCATTGCTGCTGTAGATGGCAATGCTAACTTCTTGAGTTCTCAAGTTTTAATCCCCATATTAATTGACCACTTGACTTTAAGACGCAACTTTACAGGCGAAATCGTCAAAACCGTGAGTGGTTCCGATTTAATGCCCAAGGTAGCAGCCTTACATAACTTATCGATATTTGAAACAGCCGTTGGTTATAAATACATTGCTGACCGCATGTTAGCCGCACCCGTATTATTAGGTGGCGAAGAATCGGGAGGAATTGGTTACGGAAGCCATATTCCCGAACGGGATGCCTTGTTATCAGCATTGTATGTCTTAGAGGCGATCGTGGAATCTGGGTTAGATTTAGGCGATTATTACCGCCACCTACAACAGCAAACAGGCTTCACCTCAGCTTACGATCGCATCGATTTACCCCTAGCCAGTATGGATGTAAGGGCGCGTCTACTGCAACAACTCGAAACCCAACCCTTAAAAGAGATTGCAGGTAAAGCAGTTATTGACTGTAACACCATCGACGGCTACAAATTCCGCCTAGCCGATAATAGTTGGTTAATGATTCGCTTTAGTGGTACAGAACCAGTCCTCCGCCTCTACTGCGAAGCCGCAACTATTGAAGAAGTTCACAAAACCCTTGCTTGGGCGAAAGATTGGGCAGAGTAA
- a CDS encoding plasmid segregation centromere-binding protein ParR, with protein sequence MFQWSKKVVKSVTFNPEVADESLLAVVENFLEKQPDKTFSDLCKEALWQYLCVPESVKSGSKTAATESVEPKIAELRRQIADLEERFFAKESNRLEALERQILQLTQQLAHLAIMVSERPTLVYSAPPSAPAVEVVNPTTTTSNAVHPPEEIDPVISRLSQFLDDF encoded by the coding sequence ATGTTCCAATGGTCAAAAAAGGTAGTTAAGTCGGTCACGTTCAACCCAGAGGTCGCTGATGAAAGTTTGTTAGCGGTTGTAGAAAACTTTTTAGAAAAACAACCAGACAAGACTTTTAGCGACCTCTGTAAAGAAGCCCTATGGCAATATTTATGCGTACCGGAATCTGTAAAATCTGGTTCTAAAACAGCAGCAACAGAGTCGGTTGAACCGAAAATCGCTGAACTGCGCCGTCAAATAGCTGACCTTGAGGAACGTTTTTTTGCCAAGGAATCTAATCGTTTGGAGGCGCTGGAACGCCAGATTTTGCAATTAACGCAACAACTGGCGCATCTCGCAATTATGGTGAGTGAGCGACCTACTCTGGTTTACTCTGCTCCCCCATCAGCACCAGCCGTAGAAGTAGTTAACCCCACTACTACTACTAGTAATGCTGTTCACCCTCCGGAAGAAATTGACCCTGTAATTAGCCGCTTGAGTCAATTTCTTGACGATTTTTAA
- a CDS encoding ParM/StbA family protein produces MTDQPSAATPMNAAAIPLNRVSASTPINTATTPKASNGSGKAILSVDLGRTSTKTCVSREPNNVVFVPANVKQMTIEQVRGGVFEARATDPLMDLWLEYQGKGYAVGQLAADFGANLGVGQSKVEDALIKVLASAGYFKLKDEISVVLGLPFLSLEQFEREKAQIISQVTGPHVLNFRGESLSLNITKVWVMPEGYGSLLWSEAQPKKNGSSPDFTKISTAIVDIGHQTIDLLMVDNFRFARGASKSEDFGMNKFYELVAAEIEGADSQSLALISAVNKPKGERFYRPKGASKPTNLDDSLPNLIEQFSREICSRVLAWLPERVTDVIITGGGGEFFWEDVQRLLKDAKINAHLAAPSRQANALGQYIYGEAQLASSRSSRA; encoded by the coding sequence ATGACAGACCAACCTTCCGCCGCTACCCCAATGAATGCTGCTGCTATTCCTTTAAACAGAGTGTCAGCATCTACCCCAATTAATACTGCTACAACCCCCAAAGCCAGTAATGGTTCTGGTAAAGCTATTCTCAGCGTTGACTTAGGCAGAACTTCTACAAAAACTTGTGTTAGCCGCGAACCAAATAACGTTGTGTTCGTACCTGCCAACGTCAAGCAAATGACAATAGAACAAGTACGTGGCGGCGTTTTTGAAGCCCGTGCTACCGACCCTTTAATGGACTTGTGGTTGGAATATCAAGGCAAAGGCTATGCCGTCGGTCAATTAGCAGCAGACTTTGGGGCTAACTTGGGAGTCGGTCAATCTAAAGTAGAAGATGCACTAATTAAGGTGCTGGCAAGCGCTGGCTACTTCAAACTTAAAGATGAAATTTCCGTAGTATTAGGTCTGCCTTTTCTCTCTTTAGAGCAATTTGAACGGGAAAAAGCACAAATAATTAGCCAAGTTACCGGGCCTCATGTTCTCAACTTCCGTGGTGAATCTCTATCTTTGAACATCACCAAAGTATGGGTAATGCCAGAAGGTTACGGTAGTCTCCTGTGGTCAGAAGCACAGCCTAAAAAGAATGGCAGTAGCCCTGATTTTACAAAAATTTCTACAGCGATCGTTGATATCGGACATCAAACCATTGATTTACTCATGGTTGATAATTTCCGCTTTGCACGCGGTGCTTCTAAGAGTGAAGATTTCGGTATGAACAAGTTCTATGAACTAGTGGCTGCGGAAATCGAAGGTGCAGATAGTCAGTCTTTGGCGTTAATTTCTGCTGTTAACAAGCCCAAAGGTGAGCGTTTCTATCGTCCCAAAGGTGCTAGTAAGCCAACTAACTTGGATGATTCTCTGCCTAACTTGATAGAGCAGTTTTCTCGTGAAATTTGCAGCCGTGTATTGGCTTGGTTGCCAGAACGTGTTACCGATGTAATTATTACTGGTGGTGGTGGTGAGTTCTTCTGGGAAGATGTACAACGTCTACTCAAAGATGCCAAAATTAATGCTCACTTAGCTGCTCCTTCTCGACAAGCGAACGCTTTAGGGCAGTATATTTATGGAGAGGCACAATTAGCTTCCAGTCGCTCTTCTAGGGCTTAA